Part of the Ruania alba genome is shown below.
CCCGTTGCGGACCACTTTGACGGTCGCGGACCGCCTCGGGGACTGGCCGATCATCGTGGGCACCGTGCTCGCGGCCGCGGCCTTCGCTCTCGGGGTGGCGACCGGACGGGTGCGGAGGGGCCGATGACGCGGGACCTGGTGATCATTCCGACGTACAACGAACGCCACTCGCTCCCGGACACGCTGGCCCGTACCCGGGCTGCCGCCCCGGACGTGGACCTGCTGGTGGTCGATGACGGGAGTCCGGACGGCACGGGCACGTGGGCGGACGAGTACGCCGGGGCGGACGAGGCCGTGCATGTGCTGCACCGGCCCGGAAAGGCAGGCTTGGGTCGTGCCTATGTGGCGGGATTCGCCTGGGCGCTGGACAGGGGGTATCACCGCATCGCGGAGATGGATGCGGACGGGTCCCATCATCCGGAGGACCTGCCCCGTCTCCTGGCTGCTGTGGCGGGCGGTGCTGATCTGGCGATCGGGTCGCGATGGGTGGCCGGCGGGCGTACCGCGAACTGGCCCTGGTACCGGCAGCTGCTGAGCCGCGGTGCGAATGCCTACGCCAACGGTGCGATCGGGTTGGGCGTCCGCGATGCGACCGCGGGATTCCGGGTGTTCACGGCCGCGATGCTTCAGCGCATCGACCTGGCTCGGGTGAACTCGCAGGGGTACTGCTTCCAGGTGGACATGACACGGCGGGTGCGTGATCTTGACGGGATCATCGTGGAGGTGCCGATCACCTTCACCGAGCGGCTCGAGGGCGTGTCGAAGATGAGCCGCCAGATCGTCGTCGAAGCCCTCTGGCGCACCACTGCCTGGGGCGCCGAGCGGCGCACCAGGCAGTGGCGTCAGTGGTGGGGCAGGGTTCCTCAGGCGCTGCGGCGGCGCAGCTGACCGCTGCGCAGGAGCTGCAGGCGCTCGGTGAGCAGGTCCTCCAGCTCGGCAACCGTACGGCGCTCGAGCAGCATGTCCCAGTGCGTGCGGACCGGCTTACCGGGCTTGGGATCGGGCCGGTCGGCATCGCGCAGCAGTGCCTCACCGCCGCCGGGGGCCTCCCAAACCGGAGGAACGTCGGCGTCCGCGGAGAAGGGAATGACGATCACGCGACCGTCCGGGCAGTCGTAGACTGCCTCGATCCGAGGGGCGAACTCGACGTTCTCCTCGGTCTCCATGCTGTTCGCGCCGATCCGCGTGCCGCGCAGTGCTCGTTCAGCCATCGCGACTCCTCCTCATTCGTGACTTGTGGTCGTCTCCACCAGGTTCAACGGGCGAACGCTCTGTCCTGTTCCGCCATTCACGTGAAGGTGATGTGAAGTTCGCGCAGGGAGAACGTGGTCAAATGGTTGTGTGACCACGAACATGTCGTATCGCCAGCTCGGTTCGTCGGGCCTGACCGTCTCGACGGTCGGCCTCGGATGCAACACTCTAGGGGCAACAGTGGCCGCGGGGGACGTTCCGTCCGTAGTGAATGCTGCCGTTGAGGCCGGTGTCACATTATTCGACACCGCAGACGTGTATACCCGGGGTCGGAGCGAGGAACTGCTCGGCCAGGCGCTGGCAGGCAGGCGTGACGACGTGGTGATCGCCACCAAGTTCGGGATGGACACCGGTGGGCTGAACGGACCGGACTGGGGCGTACGCGGATCTCGCCGGTACATCCGCAAGGCGGTGGAAGGCTCGTTGCGACGCCTCGGCACCGACCACATCGACCTGTACCAGATGCACGCCCCGGACCCCGTCACGCCGATCGAGGAAACGCTCGCAGCACTGCACGAGCTGGTCACCGAGGGCAAGGTGCGCTACGTCGGGTCCTCCAACTTCGCAGCCTGGCAGGTGGTGGACGCCGATTGGAGCGCGCGCACCGGCGGCTACACCCCGATGGTGTCGGCCCAGAACGAGTACAACCTGCTCAACCGCGGGATCGAGCGCGAGCTGGTGCCCGCCGTCGAGAATGTGGGCGCTTCGATCCTGCCGTACTACCCGATCGCGTCCGGGCTGCTTACCGGGAAGTACCGCCGTGGTGCGGGCGCTCCGGCGGGCACCCGGTTGGAGCGCCGTCCGGAACGGATCGAGGCGGCTGACTTCGACCGGATCGAGGCACTCGAGGCGTTCGCCTCGGCTCGTGACCTCACGCTGCTGCAGGTGGCGATCGGGTGGCTCGCGGCTCAGCCGGCGGTGGCGTCGGTGATTGCCGGTGCCTCCCGGCCTGATCAGGTGCGGTCCAACGTAGCCGCCGCGCAGTGGGAGCCCACGGCCGCGGATCTGGTGGAGCTGGAGGAGATCGCCCCTGCCTGACGGCGCCGAGGTGCCACTGGTAGCCCGCCTGCGGGCAGCGGGGTGCGTCTTCGCCGAGGACGAGGCCGCGCTGCTGGTGGCGACCGCCGCAGGGGAGAGGCTCGAACGCCTGGTGCGGCGTCGCATCGGTGGGGAACCGCTGGAGACCGTGCTCGGTTGGGTGGAGTTCGGTGGCCTGCGGCTGAGCATGGCGCCCGGGGTGTTCGTGCCTCGAGCGCGCACCATGTACTTGGTGGAGGTGGCGGCCGCGCTGGCACCACGCGGTGGCCAGGTCGCGGACGTGTGCTGCGGGATCGGGGCCGTCGCGGCACTGCTGCGGGTGCGACGCCCCGACGTGGGGCTCCGTGCGGCAGATATCGATCCACGTGCCACCCGGTGCGCGCAGCGCAACCTGGACTCGGTCCCGGTCTACACCGGTGACTTGTTGGAGCCTCTGCCAGCCGCCGATCGCGGCCGTCTCGACGTCGTGGTGGCGAACACCCCGTACGTCCCGACAGACGAGCTGGCCATGATGCCGAGGGAGGCGCGCGACCACGAGCCTGCGTTCGCGCTTGACGGTGGCGCCGACGGTCTCGCCGTGCAACGGCGCCTCGCCGCCGCGGCCCACTCCTGGGTGGTACCGGGCGGCACGGTGCTCACCGAGATCGCCGGAGCCCAGGAAGCCCCCGCACGGGCTGTCTTCGAGGCTGCCGGGTGGGCAGTCCGACTGCGACCCTCGGAGCAGTGGGGGAGCACGGTCGTGGTGGCCACCCGGGACTGATGCCTCAGCCCAGGCGCACGGTCCCGTCCGCGTCCACCGACCAGCCCGGGTTGTGGGCGATCTCCCAGATCACTCCGTTCGGATCGACCACATGAGCGTGGAAGATGCCGCCGAACGCCCCAGGCTCGGGCTCGGTGATCACCTCACCACCGGCCGCGCGCATCGTGGCGACCGTCTCACGGACCGCATCCTCACTGCCGACGTTGTGCGCCAGGGTGACACCGGACGGTTCGCTCACCGTGCGGCCCCGCAGCAGGTCCTCGTCGAACTTCTCCGCGTCGAACAGCCCGAGCAAGAGCCCCGGGGCGATCTGGAAGAACAGGATCTCGTCCGGCACGTCCAGCACGGCAGTCCAGCCGAGCCCGTCGACGTAGAAACGCCGGGCGGCATCCAGATCACGCGTGGCGAGGGTGAGGAAGTGGACGTTCTGCCCCATACCGTCGCTCATCCGGCTCCTCCAGCCAGCTCGGTCTTGCGCATGCTCTCCACCCCATCGTCAGTGGGAACCGGGTGGCTCCCGTGCTGTGCCAGTCAAAGCGAGCGTATCGGCGTACGCCGACATCCGGCTCAGCCCCAGCGCTGCTGCCAGACTGGCGCCTATGGACACGCTACGGTCGATCGCCCTGTTCGTGGCCGCCGCATTCGCCGAGATCGGTGGGGCGTGGCTCGTCTGGCAAGGGGTGCGCGAGCATCGCGGTTGGATCTGGATCGGTGCCGGCGTGATCGCGCTCGGCCTGTACGGACTGATCGCCACCCTGCAACCGGACGCTCACTTCGGGCGCATCCTCGCCGCCTACGGTGGCGTGTTCGTCGCCGGCTCCCTCACCTGGGGCA
Proteins encoded:
- a CDS encoding VOC family protein, whose translation is MSDGMGQNVHFLTLATRDLDAARRFYVDGLGWTAVLDVPDEILFFQIAPGLLLGLFDAEKFDEDLLRGRTVSEPSGVTLAHNVGSEDAVRETVATMRAAGGEVITEPEPGAFGGIFHAHVVDPNGVIWEIAHNPGWSVDADGTVRLG
- a CDS encoding putative protein N(5)-glutamine methyltransferase, which gives rise to MPLVARLRAAGCVFAEDEAALLVATAAGERLERLVRRRIGGEPLETVLGWVEFGGLRLSMAPGVFVPRARTMYLVEVAAALAPRGGQVADVCCGIGAVAALLRVRRPDVGLRAADIDPRATRCAQRNLDSVPVYTGDLLEPLPAADRGRLDVVVANTPYVPTDELAMMPREARDHEPAFALDGGADGLAVQRRLAAAAHSWVVPGGTVLTEIAGAQEAPARAVFEAAGWAVRLRPSEQWGSTVVVATRD
- a CDS encoding RNA polymerase-binding protein RbpA, translating into MAERALRGTRIGANSMETEENVEFAPRIEAVYDCPDGRVIVIPFSADADVPPVWEAPGGGEALLRDADRPDPKPGKPVRTHWDMLLERRTVAELEDLLTERLQLLRSGQLRRRSA
- a CDS encoding polyprenol monophosphomannose synthase; this encodes MTRDLVIIPTYNERHSLPDTLARTRAAAPDVDLLVVDDGSPDGTGTWADEYAGADEAVHVLHRPGKAGLGRAYVAGFAWALDRGYHRIAEMDADGSHHPEDLPRLLAAVAGGADLAIGSRWVAGGRTANWPWYRQLLSRGANAYANGAIGLGVRDATAGFRVFTAAMLQRIDLARVNSQGYCFQVDMTRRVRDLDGIIVEVPITFTERLEGVSKMSRQIVVEALWRTTAWGAERRTRQWRQWWGRVPQALRRRS
- a CDS encoding YnfA family protein encodes the protein MDTLRSIALFVAAAFAEIGGAWLVWQGVREHRGWIWIGAGVIALGLYGLIATLQPDAHFGRILAAYGGVFVAGSLTWGMVMDGYRPDRFDVIGALVCLVGVAVIMYAPRPE
- a CDS encoding aldo/keto reductase encodes the protein MSYRQLGSSGLTVSTVGLGCNTLGATVAAGDVPSVVNAAVEAGVTLFDTADVYTRGRSEELLGQALAGRRDDVVIATKFGMDTGGLNGPDWGVRGSRRYIRKAVEGSLRRLGTDHIDLYQMHAPDPVTPIEETLAALHELVTEGKVRYVGSSNFAAWQVVDADWSARTGGYTPMVSAQNEYNLLNRGIERELVPAVENVGASILPYYPIASGLLTGKYRRGAGAPAGTRLERRPERIEAADFDRIEALEAFASARDLTLLQVAIGWLAAQPAVASVIAGASRPDQVRSNVAAAQWEPTAADLVELEEIAPA